The following are encoded in a window of Actinomycetota bacterium genomic DNA:
- a CDS encoding ribbon-helix-helix domain-containing protein yields MTQIAVKLPDGLVRELDELVAQGLFPSRSSAVRRAVELVVSQKRRDALEEAYANGYRRAPEAETELVEASRLAKQAIDDEPWEKWW; encoded by the coding sequence ATGACGCAGATCGCCGTGAAACTGCCGGATGGGCTGGTGCGCGAGCTCGACGAGCTGGTCGCCCAGGGGCTGTTTCCGAGCCGCTCGTCGGCGGTTCGGCGCGCCGTCGAGCTCGTCGTTTCGCAGAAGCGACGCGATGCGCTGGAGGAGGCGTACGCCAACGGCTATCGACGGGCCCCCGAGGCCGAGACCGAGTTGGTCGAGGCGAGCCGCCTAGCGAAGCAGGCGATCGACGATGAGCCCTGGGAGAAGTGGTGGTAG